The Prunus persica cultivar Lovell chromosome G8, Prunus_persica_NCBIv2, whole genome shotgun sequence genome includes a region encoding these proteins:
- the LOC18768024 gene encoding B-box zinc finger protein 19 isoform X2, with translation MRTLCDVCEGAAAIVFCAADEAALCRSCDEKVHMCNKLASRHIRVGLASPSDVPCCDICENAPAFFYCEVDGSSLCLQCDMIVHVGGKRTHRRYLLFRQRVEFPGDKPGRSEELGLQPLDQKEVRKDHIQPPSLSIRENQQNCSASPVAVLDNNIVGDYKMDNRLIDLNTRPQRMNGQASTSPGLDVQNGVNDESASVVPVGSVKR, from the exons ATGCGAACGCTTTGCGACGTGTGCGAGGGCGCTGCTGCCATCGTTTTCTGCGCAGCTGACGAGGCCGCTCTTTGCCGTTCCTGCGACGAAAAG GTCCATATGTGTAATAAACTTGCCAGTAGACATATACGGGTTGGGCTAGCTAGCCCCAGTGACGTTCCTTGCTGTGATATTTGCGAAAATGCTCCTG CCTTCTTTTACTGTGAAGTAGATGGTAGTTCCCTTTGCCTGCAATGCGATATGATTGTACATGTTGGTGGTAAAAGAACCCATAGGAGGTATCTCCTTTTCAGGCAGAGAGTTGAG TTTCCAGGGGATAAGCCTGGCCGTTCAGAGGAACTAGGGCTTCAACCACTTGACCAAAAGGAAGTAAGAAAAGACCATATTCAGCCACCTAGTTTAAGTATAAGAGAGAATCAACAGAATTGCAGTGCCTCTCCAGTTGCAGTCCTAGACAACAATATTGTTGGTGACTACAAGATGGACAATAGATTGATTGATCTTAATACCAGGCCCCAAAGAATGAACGGGCAAGCTTCAACTAGCCCG GGTTTGGATGTTCAAAATGGTGTGAATGACGAATCTGCAAGTGTTGTTCCTGTTGGGTCCGTCAAAAGATAG
- the LOC109950563 gene encoding uncharacterized protein LOC109950563, with protein sequence MAQAMDVGGEVMESTIPSLIVDFVQKGEVLSPEDSAWVDSCLISESDILDDDWSSLKGALLEILNSQPEPLSYYALPSGEGADTERFQRRTQRSLLPINEDAESGDDDMPTDEDANNLQSSTFTGNPFLPGYRDDDLGVTGNLELGANVVSTVSEMEPSTEDIFRVWDLDVPAEEDDLVRQLEKALEESSLQPLPPTFDDSDVWKNLKVDSVDALIAGIADLSLVQISR encoded by the exons ATGGCACAAG CCATGGATGTTGGAGGTGAGGTGATGGAAAGCACTATTCCTTCTCTTATTGTAGATTTTGTTCAGAAAGGAGAGGTACTTTCTCCAGAAGATAGTGCTTGGGTTGATTCCTGTCTGATTAGTGAATCTGATATTTTGGATGATGACTGGTCTTCTCTGAAAGGTGCCCTGCTAGAAATCCTTAATTCTCAGCCTGAACCACTAAGCTATTATGCACTTCCTTCCGGTGAGGGGGCAGATACAGAACGCTTCCAAAGAAGAACCCAAAGGAGTCTGCTTCCCATTAATGAAGACGCAGAGAGTGGAGATGATGATATGCCCACCGATGAGGATGCTAATAATTTGCAGTCATCAACTTTTACGGGAAATCCATTCTTGCCAGGTTACCGTGATGATGACCTTGGAGTGACTGGAAACCTTGAGTTAGGAGCCAATGTTGTTTCTACAGTATCTGAGATGGAGCCTTCAACTGAGGATATTTTCAGGGTTTGGGATTTGGATGTTCCagcagaggaagatgatcttGTTAGGCAGTTGGAAAAGGCCCTTGAAGAGAGTTCACTTCAACCGCTCCCACCAACTTTCGATGATTCTGATGTGTGGAAAAATTTGAAAGTAGATTCGGTTGATGCTCTAATTGCTGGAATTGCAGACCTGTCTTTGGTTCAAATTTCCAGATaa
- the LOC18768059 gene encoding fructose-bisphosphate aldolase 1, chloroplastic produces MASASLLKSSPVLDKSEWVKGQTLRQPSASSVVRCLPTTPSGLTIRASSYADELVKTAKTVASPGRGILAMDESNATCGKRLASIGLENTEANRQAYRTLLVSAPALGQYVSGAILFEETLYQSTIDGKKIVDVLVEQGIVPGIKVDKGLVPLAGSNDESWCQGLDGLASRTAAYYQQGARFAKWRTVVSIPNGPSALAVKEAAWGLARYASIAQDNGLVPIVEPEILLDGEHTIDRTFEVALKVWAEVFFYLAENNVLFEGILLKPSMVTPGAEAKERATPQQVADYTLKLLHRRIPPAVPGIMFLSGGQSELEATLNLNAMNQSTNPWHVSFSYARALQNTCLKTWGGRPENVKAAQDALLLRAKANSLAQLGKYTGEGESEEAKKELFVKGYVY; encoded by the exons ATGGCTTCTGCTTCTCTCCTCAAGTCTTCTCCAGTCCTCGACAAATCTGAGTGGGTGAAAGGCCAGACTCTCCGTCAGCCCTCAGCCTCTTCAGTGGTGAGATGCCTCCCCACCACCCCATCTGGTCTCACCATTCGTGCCAGTTCCTACGCTGATGAGCTTGTTAAGACCGCT AAAACTGTTGCATCCCCAGGCCGTGGTATCTTGGCCATGGATGAATCAAATGCAACCTGTGGCAAGCGTCTTGCCTCAATTGGTTTAGAGAACACCGAGGCTAACCGCCAAGCCTACCGTACACTCCTTGTATCAGCCCCTGCCCTTGGCCAGTACGTCTCTGGTGCCATTCTTTTTGAGGAGACTCTCTACCAATCCACCATCGATGGTAAGAAGATCGTTGATGTGCTCGTTGAGCAAGGCATCGTCCCCGGGATCAAAGTCGACAAG GGTCTGGTGCCCCTAGCTGGTTCCAACGATGAGTCATGGTGCCAAGGTCTTGATGGTCTTGCCTCTCGCACAGCTGCCTACTACCAACAGGGAGCTCGTTTCGCCAAATG GCGTACTGTTGTGAGCATTCCCAACGGGCCATCAGCTCTTGCAGTGAAGGAAGCAGCATGGGGTCTTGCCCGCTACGCTTCTATTGCCCAA GACAATGGTTTGGTCCCAATTGTAGAGCCAGAGATTTTGCTTGATGGTGAACACACCATTGACAGGACTTTTGAAGTCGCCCTGAAGGTTTGGGCCGAGGTTTTCTTCTACCTTGCTGAGAACAATGTCTTGTTTGAGGGTATCCTCCTCAAGCCAAGCATGGTTACTCCTGGTGCTGAGGCCAAGGAAAGAGCCACCCCTCAACAGGTTGCAGACTACACCCTCAAGCTCCTCCACAGGAGAATCCCCCCAGCCGTCCCCGGGATCATG TTTTTGTCCGGTGGACAATCTGAGCTTGAGGCAACCCTGAACTTGAACGCAATGAACCAATCAACAAACCCATGGCATGTGTCATTCTCCTATGCCAGAGCTCTCCAAAACACCTGCCTGAAGACATGGGGAGGCAGGCCGGAGAACGTGAAGGCAGCTCAGGATGCTCTGCTCCTTCGTGCCAAGGCCAACTCACTTGCACAGCTTGGCAAGTACACCGGAGAGGGAGAGTCAGAGGAGGCAAAGAAAGAGTTGTTCGTCAAGGGCTACGTGTACTAA
- the LOC18768024 gene encoding B-box zinc finger protein 18 isoform X3: protein MRTLCDVCEGAAAIVFCAADEAALCRSCDEKVHMCNKLASRHIRVGLASPSDVPCCDICENAPAFFYCEVDGSSLCLQCDMIVHVGGKRTHRRYLLFRQRVEFPGDKPGRSEELGLQPLDQKEVRKDHIQPPSLSIRENQQNCSASPVAVLDNNIVGDYKMDNRLIDLNTRPQRMNGQASTSPMFWTITVS, encoded by the exons ATGCGAACGCTTTGCGACGTGTGCGAGGGCGCTGCTGCCATCGTTTTCTGCGCAGCTGACGAGGCCGCTCTTTGCCGTTCCTGCGACGAAAAG GTCCATATGTGTAATAAACTTGCCAGTAGACATATACGGGTTGGGCTAGCTAGCCCCAGTGACGTTCCTTGCTGTGATATTTGCGAAAATGCTCCTG CCTTCTTTTACTGTGAAGTAGATGGTAGTTCCCTTTGCCTGCAATGCGATATGATTGTACATGTTGGTGGTAAAAGAACCCATAGGAGGTATCTCCTTTTCAGGCAGAGAGTTGAG TTTCCAGGGGATAAGCCTGGCCGTTCAGAGGAACTAGGGCTTCAACCACTTGACCAAAAGGAAGTAAGAAAAGACCATATTCAGCCACCTAGTTTAAGTATAAGAGAGAATCAACAGAATTGCAGTGCCTCTCCAGTTGCAGTCCTAGACAACAATATTGTTGGTGACTACAAGATGGACAATAGATTGATTGATCTTAATACCAGGCCCCAAAGAATGAACGGGCAAGCTTCAACTAGCCCG ATGTTCTGGACAATTACTGTTTCATGA
- the LOC18768413 gene encoding endoglucanase 24 — MRTTLSFPHFLASIFSLAIISLPNFASSSHHDYQEALSKAILFFEGQRSGFLPQDQRQSWRANSGLSDGWTYNTDLTGGYYDAGDNVKFGFPMAFTTTMLAWSVIEFGDSMPPNELRNALVAIRWATDYLLKTVSQPNRIFVQVGDPIIDHNCWERPEDMDTARTVYAVDSPNPASDVAGETAAALAASSMAFKSSDPGYSDTLLRNAKKAFELADTYRGAYSDNPDVRDGVCPFYCDFDGYQDELLWGAAWLSRVTQDSGFFDYIQNNGKTLGAEENINEFGWDNKHAGLNVLISKEVLEGNMYTLESYKASADSFMCTLIPDSSSSHIEYTPGGLIYKPGGSNLQHVTSISFLLLVYANYLSRTSQSLNCGNINVSPTTLRQIAKKQVDYILGDNPMGMSYMVGYGDHFPQRIHHRGSSLPSIKDHPQPIACKEGSVYFNSSSPNPNVLVGALVGGPGEDDVYNDDRADFRKSEPTTYINAPFVGVLAYFVANPDPN, encoded by the exons ATGAGAACAACCCTCTCCTTCCCTCATTTCCTTGCTTCCATCTTTTCCCTAGCCATAATCAGCCTCCCCAATTTTGCATCATCAAGCCACCATGACTACCAAGAGGCATTGTCCAAGGCCATCCTCTTCTTTGAGGGGCAGAGGTCAGGGTTTTTGCCCCAGGACCAGCGCCAATCATGGCGCGCCAACTCGGGCCTAAGTGATGGGTGGACTTACAACACAGACTTGACTGGCGGCTACTATGATGCTGGGGACAATGTGAAGTTTGGGTTCCCAATGGCCTTCACCACCACAATGCTGGCTTGGAGTGTGATTGAGTTTGGAGATTCCATGCCTCCCAATGAGCTGAGGAATGCGCTTGTGGCAATCCGCTGGGCCACGGATTACTTGCTCAAGACTGTGTCTCAGCCTAACAGGATCTTTGTGCAG GTTGGGGACCCAATTATAGACCATAATTGCTGGGAAAGGCCAGAAGATATGGACACAGCCAGGACTGTTTATGCCGTGGACTCGCCCAATCCGGCTTCTGATGTCGCCGGAGAGACCGCCGCAGCTCTGGCAGCTTCATCAATGGCATTCAAATCCTCCGATCCCGGCTACTCAGACACATTGTTACGAAATGCCAAGAAGGCGTTTGAGCTAGCTGACACTTATAGAGGAGCTTACAGTGACAATCCTGACGTTAGAGATGGTGTCTGCCCATTTTATTGTGATTTTGATGGTTACCAA GACGAGTTGCTATGGGGAGCAGCATGGTTGAGTAGGGTCACTCAGGATAGTGGTTTTTTCGATTACATACAAAACAATGGCAAAACTCTTGGTGCCGAGGAGAATATAAACGAATTTGGGTGGGACAACAAGCATGCTGGCCTAAATGTTCTAATATCCAAG gAAGTCCTAGAAGGCAACATGTACACTCTTGAATCCTACAAAGCATCAGCTGATAGCTTCATGTGCACATTAATCCCGGACTCATCGTCCTCCCACATCGAGTACACTCCCGGCGGCCTCATCTACAAGCCGGGAGGCAGCAATTTACAGCATGTAACTTCCATCTCATTCCTACTACTCGTGTACGCAAATTACCTTTCGCGAACTTCGCAATCTCTGAACTGTGGCAACATAAATGTCAGTCCCACAACCCTACGCCAAATTGCCAAAAAACAAGTTGATTACATTTTGGGAGATAATCCAATGGGGATGTCATACATGGTTGGTTATGGTGACCATTTCCCACAACGCATTCATCATCGTGGCTCTTCATTGCCATCAATCAAGGACCATCCCCAACCCATTGCTTGCAAGGAAGGCTCGGTCTACTTCAACTCCTCAAGCCCTAACCCTAATGTACTTGTGGGTGCCCTTGTGGGAGGTCCTGGAGAAGATGATGTTTATAACGATGATCGTGCCGATTTTAGGAAATCTGAGCCAACCACTTACATCAATGCACCATTTGTTGGTGTTTTGGCATACTTTGTGGCTAATCCCGATCCTAATTAG
- the LOC18768024 gene encoding B-box zinc finger protein 18 isoform X1, whose product MRTLCDVCEGAAAIVFCAADEAALCRSCDEKVHMCNKLASRHIRVGLASPSDVPCCDICENAPAFFYCEVDGSSLCLQCDMIVHVGGKRTHRRYLLFRQRVEFPGDKPGRSEELGLQPLDQKEVRKDHIQPPSLSIRENQQNCSASPVAVLDNNIVGDYKMDNRLIDLNTRPQRMNGQASTSPEQGLDVQNGVNDESASVVPVGSVKR is encoded by the exons ATGCGAACGCTTTGCGACGTGTGCGAGGGCGCTGCTGCCATCGTTTTCTGCGCAGCTGACGAGGCCGCTCTTTGCCGTTCCTGCGACGAAAAG GTCCATATGTGTAATAAACTTGCCAGTAGACATATACGGGTTGGGCTAGCTAGCCCCAGTGACGTTCCTTGCTGTGATATTTGCGAAAATGCTCCTG CCTTCTTTTACTGTGAAGTAGATGGTAGTTCCCTTTGCCTGCAATGCGATATGATTGTACATGTTGGTGGTAAAAGAACCCATAGGAGGTATCTCCTTTTCAGGCAGAGAGTTGAG TTTCCAGGGGATAAGCCTGGCCGTTCAGAGGAACTAGGGCTTCAACCACTTGACCAAAAGGAAGTAAGAAAAGACCATATTCAGCCACCTAGTTTAAGTATAAGAGAGAATCAACAGAATTGCAGTGCCTCTCCAGTTGCAGTCCTAGACAACAATATTGTTGGTGACTACAAGATGGACAATAGATTGATTGATCTTAATACCAGGCCCCAAAGAATGAACGGGCAAGCTTCAACTAGCCCG GAACAGGGTTTGGATGTTCAAAATGGTGTGAATGACGAATCTGCAAGTGTTGTTCCTGTTGGGTCCGTCAAAAGATAG